CTTTAGTCTGAAGAAGGGTTTGGCTAATTTTAATCAGACAACTTTGAGTGCTTTGTATCAAACAAGCATTGCCTGTTAGTTTTGGCAATTACTTGAAAGCTGGTAGATgttgctttcttcttcttctcactTGGAAACCCCTATTAAAATTTCAAGTtgaatgttttatattttatgttattattatataataataatcataatttaatttctgtTGATCAAATTTTAGAGGATCATTGGTTCTTTGAGTGCCTTTTGATATTAAACTAGAATGGAACCTTTACATACATCATTCAagattattatatgatttgaccTTCTCAATATAAAATTGGTGAGATGCTAACAGGAAAAGTTATAGTCTTGTAActtgttttcatctcaaattaatATGTAGTCTTGAAGAAGCAGCCAAGCTGTATCCGGTTCCGaagtaatagtaataaaaaataggccaaaagatttactCTCACCcaaaggtatagtaaaatcctAAAACATtactctctaatttttaaaatttaaatattcacatatgagttaaattttattaaaaatctcaattataattaaaggtaaaattgttattttaataataatattatatatataatttattaatttctccttttaagttttaaaaatccaCAATTCACTCCTTCCAAAAActttattaagtttaaaaaattgcattccCCCCCGCCCCCCAAaacctagttttttttttttttttgcttcacCTCTGATCACCATCTCCGGTATTGACAACGTCTCCTTTCCATCATAAACCATCGTTGACGTTGGTTGTCACATTCCTTACTTTAAATAGTCTGAATGACGAGTCTCTTACCATATAAGCGCAATTTGTCATTGATATTTAGTTAGATGAAGACGAATTATCTTCATCCGGTTAAAGAGATGACTTCATCGAATGAAGACAATTTATCTTCGTCCGATAAAAAGGGCCATCAAAGAGAGAAGATGGCTGACCTTGAAGATGGTGGGAAGCCAGTCAATGGCCGAAGCAAAGATGTCGTTGgagaaggagaaaaataaaccataagagtgaaaatattagttttcaaactttcggTGGGAGAGAAAttgctagtttttaaaatctagagggaaaatgtgataaatttttaattttttaaatatttttattaaataactattttatccctaattctaactaagatttttaatagaatttggtttatgggtgagtatttgagtttttgaaagttggagggtGACAATTTGtgatttcactatactttgggtgggaacaagtcttttggcctaaaaaatatgCCTTGGTTCATATTTGTTTTAGGATTTATAATGTGTGGCAGtgtgaaatttataaaattctaatgggcataaaaacttgaataatgttatatatataacttttatacacaaatactgacgtgtcatcatgtgattgaatagtcaaaaaattaaagataaaacaatatccaattatataataatatattattatttgtgtataatatACAAAAGTTATGCACATAGTCTTATTGAAAAATCTTCACTCCCATTTGAGCTGCTCTAGGTCCATCTCAGCTATAAATTTGCACACATATCTTCACTTCTTTGTCATGCAAACTCTTTTCTTTCTGTcttgtttctctttctcttcttcctgaTCCACTTATCTTCATTTACAAAGAAGCCAAAGTTATGGGTTTGGTTTAAACCCTTGTCTTGTTTTCAAGTTTTATTGCATTTTCACATTTCCCACAGTTTCTCCCCTGTTTCTCTCTGttctacccaaaaaaaaaaaaaaatttctccttGGATAAGAAAATGTCCTCCTCAAGTTTCTGTCAAGGGTTACAATCATGTCTTGAGCCTTCCTCCAAAGAGCCATGTGTTTTGGGGCTCGATTTGGCTCCATCCAAATCCATTTTTTCTCGATCATATTCTCCCCGTaaattttgtttctcttctcttgACACTGAAGATAACAACACCTCCATCCCCGCAATCACAAACACAAAAAGCAATGATTGTGACAGCAAAAGTGAAGGAATTGTTGACTTAGGCGGCTGGAGTTTCCTCCAGTATGTCAACAACACTTCTTCTAATACTGAGAATGACAAAGTTTATGTTCATCCTCTGGTTAAACGGTCGGCTTTTTCACTCAGTTCAAAGAGCCTTGAAATGTGCACTGAGAGTCTGTGCAGCGAAACGGGTAAAGATcaaatgagtgaaaatggtgatGATTTTTCCATGTTTTTAGCGGAAGCAGAAACTGAGATTTGGACCCCAAAAGAAGAACCTTGCAAACTGCCTCAGAGTTTAAGTTGTGTGACGAAAAGAACAAGTCGTTGCGCTAGTTTTCCTCCTCCTTTAACTTCTGTTTCCGGGTTCAAGTGAGGCGTCATAGCGAAGGCGGGCGTCTAGTTTTAGAAGCCGTCGCTGTCTCCCCTTCCCCCACTTACTTTCACGCAGAACGCAGCGGTGGAAGGCTCAGGCTTTCCTTGATGAGGGACTGTTCAGAAAAAGCAgatgaagtagaagaagaagaagaagaagcagaagaggaagaatttgaagaagaagaacaggAAGAAGAAGCTGACTGCGGTGAGGATTCTGAAcgaaataataagataattaaagatgaaatcgGGGGAGAAAATCTGCGGAGGCTGAGCAGATGCAAAGAAGGCGAACGTGGGAACAAAGGACTGCTTAATTGGGAGCCATATTGGGTGGCTACTTGAACTTTCAAAGCTACCCTCTTGCTATTTCTCTTTCATCACCATATGGAACTGTTAACTTTCTCTTGTAGTCTATTTTTCCAATAATTTTAGCCTTGGATATTTCCGTACCGTGGATTTCCTAAAATATGTTAATGGTAGTTATTATCGTTATTGGACTTGTCCTCtgtactctctctctctctctctctctcagggTCATTTTCTTTCTCGCTGTCCTGTCGAccttgtgtttttattttattatgctCCCAAACTACCCTTAACACCACAACTTTATTACATAAAATGGAATGCTGAATTCTGAAGTATGTAAACTCACCAAAACCAAGTAACCGTTCTGCCACAACCCACAAAAGGAACATACAGAAAATTGCCCACAGTTAATCAGTTTCAAGATGTAATGTCAAGATAATAAGGTTGAGATGAGGTGGGCATTTTGGTAGTAAAAGTGGGGAATGGCAAAGAGAATTGCACGTTTGGGTGTAAGATTGGAGTACGAATTAATGCACGGTAACAATCAAGACTGGGTCCGAGAGAGCAACATCACTGAGCTCATCACACAGGAGCATCCATGTGCTTTTGTTCTTCGCTCATCAGATTCTAATTACCATTTTATCATCAATTCACTCAACGCAATGAATAATGGCCCCAGCCATCAAAGGCAGGCAAGGCCAGGCCCCATTACGATAACCAACTCTCACTACATGGATGGTGAAGTTTTGGAGTTAATTGTATGtggattttataaatatttaattaaggtGGGTAGAGAGAAAACCAAATTATCCTTTGCATCCAAAAGGACTTTACATAATGGTTGAAACGTAAGATTAAGTATATATGAATggaataaaaacatttaatcctaatttgatcaaatttatacatgaattataaaattctcaattaaaattttaagatcataaaaatatcttaaacgTTATACAATCAGAATAtgtaaaactcaaaatttacaTTGCATTGAAGTGATAGATCTTTTACTTCAAAAACCTTTCTGAATAATAACTTTTAATGTATTTATGGTTTTCGAAAAAAGAATCTAATCAATATATAGCAGGTTATTGAATccatcaaaaatttaataaactttaataCCCACACTAGTGTTgtttactcaaataataattaacttttaaatatattaaatttatttttattaattatttaagcaAATCAATAAACTGTAtttcaattattcaattacctaattttactaaattataattataattaatattagttcaCTTTAGGGAATTTTCTAACACGTAATTCTTTGAACTCTATATGATGAGGTGGGTTGAGATATAAATactactatatttaataaagttgaaAGATACCCAGGAACACAAAGAGAGAAATTAAGAGATGGTGATGGAATTGGAGtgaaatgaaattaatgaaAGTAGTAAAAACATTCCTTGAAACGAGGAGGACAATGTCCAATCGTGGAGATTGGGTGTCCATACATTAAGGTATATCATAACACGTGTGCATCATTTCATACGTACCCTCAACATCCAGCATGTGCCAGCAGAACCTTATAAACTATGTAGGCACAGACTCTCTCACCATATCATCTCAACAAGTATGCAAAATCTTTGAGCAATCACCATGTCTCCGCATTGTCGTTCTCACATCCTACAATTAATACATTTCACATTGTCGGCTGCTTCCAACATCCATTGTCAATTTATGAGTGACAAAGTGATGCTCAGATGGTTTTAGTGGGTAGTAGTTCATTGAGAGTAGATGGATGAGTGAAGATATAGGAAAAGTAAAGGAATTTGAGAGAGAAAGTTTAGGCTTTAATTGTTGACTTATTTCCTTGATATGTATTTGTTTTTCTAGGGTTATTATTTGTTTCACTTTATTCTAGTTCCTTACTAGAGAAAGTCTCTTTTTCATACTCATCATAAAAGAGCCTCATTTAAAGTGATGGATAGCACCCATATCTATTATACATGTTATTGGATTGAGTTTGATTATGTCTAAAGGACATATTCATAAGGTTAGTTGGGAGTGTGAATGTTACCTTTTTGCGGTGatttattatctataattaCATAAGCAGTTCtaaattcttatataaatatgtggtttgatcggttaaatttaataattttaaaattaataagaaaatataattaaccgAACTTAgtaaaattagttttgtttAGTATcgttaattttgattttcaatttcttttctcttaattcgCTATCTAACACTTATCACTATAACTATAACGATGTTTATTTACTGTTCTTTGAGATACTAACTAACTTAATTTAGGTTCATAGACAATATTATATTGTAAAGAGTATCAATTcctcttttaatataaaaaagtccCTTTTATACCaagaacaatattataagtACCtactaaatatgaaaaatttattaagagtgGCTAACAACATGATCTTTCATAACACATACCACTATATCGATATCTACTTACATGACCTTCCCAGACATTAGCTAACTTTGAGACTCAGGTTTACAGACAAGATAACAGGACAAACATCGACAGCAATAAATATCTCCTCTTAACATCACCCATAACATCTACTTTAAGATACTCTCTTtgcaatttattataattaaaattgttgagattccatatgtgtgtgtgtgtgtgttcttAGCACTTACATGAAATACAAAGATCTATCAATTCGCTGATTATCTTAGACAATTTACAGAATTCAAGCTCTTTAACTTACATGGTGCATAAGTAGCCAACATTAGTATTTTTTCCGGGTTCTTGCAGGCCACTAATGGCTGCCTGCCCATGTGTTGACACCCATGTAACGTAGAACTTCTAATATGTAATCATCTAATTATACGAACCCTAAATCTGGATAATCGACAGAGTACTGTGTATCATTATCATCAACAAACTTAATAGAGTTCAGTTAAAGCTCTgcatttctttatttatgtaattatggAGGTTGGGACTGGTTTCACTGCCTGATGAAGTTATAATTATAAACGCACGCACGGCCCTTCTCTCAAGTAAGTTAGCAGGCTCCGAGCAAAGGGTGATGATTTCTATGGAGGGTTcatgctttttttatttttaaccaaaaccTTCTCCACCTCCGCCAAATAGGTAAACTTAGAACACAATGTTCAAATTCATAACTATAacttttttagtaaaaaaattttccaaGTAAAAAAACATGGAGGGTTCACGTTGCATGCCCGTAGATTTACTCTCTGAaggactcatatttttcatctttatgtGTATTTTAGACTTTATATTGACTATTTATTCTTTCCTCTTCAATTGCGTTGTGTTATTTCTTTCACTACAGAACTCAGCAGGCCACGGTTGAAATGAGATTGAGTTCAActtagagaaaattattagcaTTGATGCAGATATAGGAGAATGTGATTTCTGAAAGAATTTCTAAGGTTTCTAGTATTCGAATCTACTTGTAATTCAGgcttcaaaatgaaattaatcaaAGGTGGACTACATATGAATTATTAAGTGTCTGGTTATCttaaatctttttctttaattttaatgatatgtTTTCTTCCTGAAGAATCCTCTTAGATTAAATAATAAGTGTACATTTTTTTTGGGTACATAATAAATGAtcgtgtttattttttttttaaaaagaaaactttatctatttaatttgtatatataatattgtccTTTTTCGGTCtgcattgattaaaaaaaaaaaaaactcccaAAAGAAGTCTTTTTCATTCATAATTTTCAGAGTGTCACATGGAAAACTCCTAAAATTCCAAGGAATATTCAGATGGTAAATATGTGGACAAAAATAATAGCCAAAcaactgtttcccacccaaactttgatgacgGTCTtact
Above is a genomic segment from Mangifera indica cultivar Alphonso chromosome 3, CATAS_Mindica_2.1, whole genome shotgun sequence containing:
- the LOC123210955 gene encoding LOW QUALITY PROTEIN: protein FANTASTIC FOUR 2 (The sequence of the model RefSeq protein was modified relative to this genomic sequence to represent the inferred CDS: inserted 1 base in 1 codon), encoding MSSSSFCQGLQSCLEPSSKEPCVLGLDLAPSKSIFSRSYSPRKFCFSSLDTEDNNTSIPAITNTKSNDCDSKSEGIVDLGGWSFLQYVNNTSSNTENDKVYVHPLVKRSAFSLSSKSLEMCTESLCSETGKDQMSENGDDFSMFLAEAETEIWTPKEEPCKLPQSLSCVTKRTSRCASFPPPLTSVSGXQVRRHSEGGRLVLEAVAVSPSPTYFHAERSGGRLRLSLMRDCSEKADEVEEEEEEAEEEEFEEEEQEEEADCGEDSERNNKIIKDEIGGENLRRLSRCKEGERGNKGLLNWEPYWVAT